Proteins co-encoded in one Callospermophilus lateralis isolate mCalLat2 chromosome 2, mCalLat2.hap1, whole genome shotgun sequence genomic window:
- the C2H11orf52 gene encoding uncharacterized protein C11orf52 homolog yields the protein MGNQLCCRGSWSCPSTFQKKKKKGSQARRTLKKQQQQLQHNCTKDHEIRGHMYEQVLQQPKSQKRNQDLKLEESNLHYADIQVNSRTQPRSASEVKHWYLENATEYATLCFPQATPRYDSKNGTLV from the exons ATGGGAAACCAGCTCTGCTGCAGGGGAAGCTG GAGCTGCCCATCAACTttccagaagaaaaagaaaaaag GGAGCCAAGCAAGACGCACATTGAAGAAGCAGCAACAACAGCTGCAGCACAATTGCACAAAG GACCATGAAATAAGAGGACACATGTATGAGCAGGTGTTACAGCAGCCTAAATCTCAAAAGAGGAATCAAGACCTCAAGTTGGAGGAGAGCAACTTACATTATGCAGACATTCAAGTGAACAGTCGTACCCAACCACGCTCTGCCAGTGAAGTGAAACACTGGTATTTAGAAAATGCTACAGAGTATGCTACTCTTTGCTTCCCCCAGGCCACACCTCGATATGACAGCAAGAATGGGACTCTGGTGTGA
- the Hspb2 gene encoding heat shock protein beta-2 isoform X3 has translation MSGRSVPHAHPATAEYEFANPSRLDEVTVRTVDNLLEVSAKHPQRLDRHGFVSREFCRTYVLPADVDPWRVKAALSHDGILNLEAPRGGRHLDTEVNEVYISLLSAPPDPEEEEEAARVES, from the exons ATGTCGGGCCGCTCAGTGCCACATGCCCACCCGGCCACCGCCGAGTACGAATTTGCCAACCCCAGCCGCCTGG ATGAGGTGACCGTGAGGACTGTGGACAACCTACTGGAGGTGTCTGCCAAGCACCCCCAGCGCCTGGACCGCCATGGCTTCGTGTCTCGAGAGTTCTGCCGCACCTATGTTCTACCTGCTGATGTTGACCCCTGGCGAGTCAAAGCTGCTCTCTCCCATGATGGCATCCTTAACCTGGAGGCACCACGAGGTGGCCGTCATTTGGACACAGAGGTCAATGAGGTCTACATCTCCCTGCTCTCTGCACCTCCTGatccagaggaagaggaggaagcagccagAGTTGAATCCTGA
- the Hspb2 gene encoding heat shock protein beta-2 isoform X1: MSGRSVPHAHPATAEYEFANPSRLGEQRFGEGLLPEEILTPTLYHGYYVRPRATQAGEGSRAGASELRLSEGKFQAFLDVSHFTPDEVTVRTVDNLLEVSAKHPQRLDRHGFVSREFCRTYVLPADVDPWRVKAALSHDGILNLEAPRGGRHLDTEVNEVYISLLSAPPDPEEEEEAARVES, encoded by the exons ATGTCGGGCCGCTCAGTGCCACATGCCCACCCGGCCACCGCCGAGTACGAATTTGCCAACCCCAGCCGCCTGGGTGAGCAGCGCTTTGGCGAAG GCCTACTTCCAGAAGAGATCCTGACCCCCACCCTCTACCATGGCTACTATGTCCGGCCTCGGGCCACCCAAGCTGGGGAGGGCAGCAGGGCAGGGGCCTCTGAGCTCAGGCTCAGTGAGGGCAAGTTCCAGGCATTTCTGGATGTGAGCCACTTTACCCCAGATGAGGTGACCGTGAGGACTGTGGACAACCTACTGGAGGTGTCTGCCAAGCACCCCCAGCGCCTGGACCGCCATGGCTTCGTGTCTCGAGAGTTCTGCCGCACCTATGTTCTACCTGCTGATGTTGACCCCTGGCGAGTCAAAGCTGCTCTCTCCCATGATGGCATCCTTAACCTGGAGGCACCACGAGGTGGCCGTCATTTGGACACAGAGGTCAATGAGGTCTACATCTCCCTGCTCTCTGCACCTCCTGatccagaggaagaggaggaagcagccagAGTTGAATCCTGA
- the Hspb2 gene encoding heat shock protein beta-2 isoform X2, translated as MSGRSVPHAHPATAEYEFANPSRLGEQRFGEDEVTVRTVDNLLEVSAKHPQRLDRHGFVSREFCRTYVLPADVDPWRVKAALSHDGILNLEAPRGGRHLDTEVNEVYISLLSAPPDPEEEEEAARVES; from the exons ATGTCGGGCCGCTCAGTGCCACATGCCCACCCGGCCACCGCCGAGTACGAATTTGCCAACCCCAGCCGCCTGGGTGAGCAGCGCTTTGGCGAAG ATGAGGTGACCGTGAGGACTGTGGACAACCTACTGGAGGTGTCTGCCAAGCACCCCCAGCGCCTGGACCGCCATGGCTTCGTGTCTCGAGAGTTCTGCCGCACCTATGTTCTACCTGCTGATGTTGACCCCTGGCGAGTCAAAGCTGCTCTCTCCCATGATGGCATCCTTAACCTGGAGGCACCACGAGGTGGCCGTCATTTGGACACAGAGGTCAATGAGGTCTACATCTCCCTGCTCTCTGCACCTCCTGatccagaggaagaggaggaagcagccagAGTTGAATCCTGA
- the Cryab gene encoding alpha-crystallin B chain: MDIAIHHPWIRRPFFPFHSPSRLFDQFFGEHLLESDLFSTSTSLSPFYLRPPSFLRAPSWIDTGLSEMRMEKDRFSVNLDVKHFSPEELKVKVLGDVIEVHGKHEERQDEHGFISREFHRKYRIPADVDPLTITSSLSSDGVLTVNGPRKQASGPERTIPITREEKPAVTAAPKK; encoded by the exons ATGGACATCGCCATTCACCACCCCTGGATCCGGCGCCCCTTCTTTCCTTTCCACTCTCCCAGCCGCCTCTTTGACCAGTTCTTCGGAGAGCACCTGTTGGAGTCTGACCTCTTCTCAACATCCACTTCCCTGAGCCCCTTCTACCTTCGGCCACCCTCCTTCTTGCGGGCACCCAGCTGGATTGACACTGGACTCTCAGAG ATGCGTATGGAGAAGGACAGGTTCTCTGTCAACCTGGATGTGAAGCACTTCTCCCCAGAGGAACTCAAGGTCAAGGTGCTGGGAGATGTGATTGAGGTGCATGGCAAGCATGAAGAGCGCCAG GATGAACACGGTTTCATCTCCAGGGAGTTCCACAGGAAATACCGAATCCCAGCTGATGTGGATCCTCTCACTATTACTTCATCCCTGTCATCTGATGGAGTCCTCACTGTGAATGGACCAAGGAAACAGGCCTCTGGCCCTGAGCGTACCATTCCCATCACTCGTGAAGAGAAGCCTGCTGTCACTGCAGCTCCCAAGAAGTAG
- the Cfap68 gene encoding cilia- and flagella-associated protein 68: MAASRFLCCSEFDQGKNLVCVLINQHCGSLINADGHGEVWTDWNDISKFFQYGWRCSTNENSYSNRTLVGNWNQERYDIRNIVQPKPLPSQFGHYFETTYDTSYNRKIPLSTHRFKREPHWFPGHQPELNPSQYKCTEKSIYMTDYSKPQIKHHYPCVWNPNIDQFQGPKC, translated from the exons ATGGCTGCCTCCCGTTTTCTCTGCTGCTCAGAATTTGACCAG GGAAAGAACCTTGTCTGTGTCCTCATCAACCAACACTGTGGCAGCCTCATTAATGCAGATGGCCATGGCGAAGTGTGGACAGATTGGAATGATATATCAAAATTTTTCCAATATGGATGGAGATGTTCCACTAATGAAAATTCCTACTCAAACCGTACCCTGGTAGGCAACTGGAACCAAGAaagatatgacataagaaatattGTACAGCCCAAACCTTTGCCTTCCCAG TTTGGACACTACTTTGAAACAACATATGATACAAGCTACAACAGGAAAATACCACTTTCAACCCATA GATTTAAGCGAGAGCCTCATTGGTTCCCAGGACATCAACCTGAACTGAATCCTTCTCAATACAAATGCACAGAGAAGTCAATTTACATGACTGACTATTCAAAACCTCAAATCAAGCATCACTATCCGTGTGTATGGAATCCTAATATTGACCAATTTCAGGGTCCAAAATGCTAA
- the Fdxacb1 gene encoding ferredoxin-fold anticodon-binding domain-containing protein 1 yields the protein MGPRRLLLVGEGNFSFAAALSETLDSSVCLTATCLQHPAELARDPVAQENLQRLRERGTEIRFSVDCTQLANAFEPQDREFDRIYFNFPHCGRKAGVAKNRKLLAKFFQSCVDVLAEEGEVHVALCRGQGGTSADKPQREWHNSWQVVAMAALGGLILSDVLPFRCEAVPGYKCTGYRSQDKSFHIEGALNHIFTRSLPFEGSQPRVFSIKLGDQWFSFSEPKALAGKLNRDFLEASSCHPIKIINEKLIVELGKIFPLKRLKCSFPLLPLEGTSVLPSWNCDSLSSFWINLHEYNSDSEFLHGEITKEMEDFLMSFSQLSIYKSPRRDGKEVHEGISGQAKVWLRSSLLVHVQAIIQAPDFLPGSLYILSGPVFRKCHILPFTMPAFHETLLILGFNQSLKDGCLLSLLNHLTGILDSLLTQTLPEGSMLSSSVEFVPQLNANNYVIHVKSHNFGPDCAKDLIIGSVTSSAANLTHKDQYFVFMSINLDLLAMLTWGITDWRMLWTFDNRFMKKFVPGEIEPFKSYSLYPPCYVHDISFWLKEEKGFDELEFHTMARAVSQDTIISIQFLGRFHHPKTEQVSLCYRLTYQTCDKALTQQQVASMQSQFRKEIQQQLHVIPR from the exons ATGGGCCCTCGGCGCCTCCTGTTGGTTGGGGAGGGGAATTTCTCCTTCGCCGCCGCTCTAAGCGAGACCCTGGATTCTAGCGTTTGTCTCACTGCCACCTGCCTTCAGCACCCGGCGGAGTTGGCACGGGATCCGGTGGCCCAGGAGAATCTACAGCGCTTGCGCGAGCGAG GTACCGAGATACGTTTCAGTGTAGACTGCACCCAATTGGCAAATGCTTTTGAACCACAGGATAGAGAGTTTGAtcgaatttattttaactttccgCACTGTGGACGCAAAGCTGGAGTAGCTAAGAACAGGAAGCTACTTGCCAAGTTTTTCCAGAG CTGTGTAGATGTTCttgcagaggaaggagaagtgcATGTGGCATTGTGTAGAGGACAAGGTGGAACTTCTGCTGATAAGCCCCAGAGAGAATGGCACAACAGTTGGCAAGTGGTTGCCATGGCTGCTCTTGGGGGCCTCATTTTAAGTGATGTGCTTCCCTTCAGGTGTGAGGCTGTGCCAGGATACAAATGCACTGGATATAG GAGTCAAGATAAGTCCTTTCACATAGAAGGTGCTTTGAATCATATCTTTACCCGGAGCCTACCTTTTGAAGGTTCTCAGCCCAGAGTCTTCAGTATAAAACTGGGAGACCAGTGGTTTTCCTTTTCAGAACCAAAAGCACTTGCAGGAAAGTTGAACAG GGATTTCCTGGAAGCATCTTCTTGTCATCCTATCAAAATCATAAATGAGAAACTCATTGTTGAATTGGGCAAAATTTTCCCTCTTAAAAGGCTGAAGTGTTCCTTCCCTTTGCTGCCACTGGAAGGTACCAGTGTTCTCCCTTCCTGGAACTGTGACAGTCTGTCTTCCTTTTGGATCAATCTCCATGAATATAACTCAGATTCTGAGTTCCTGCATGGTGaaataacaaaagaaatggaGGACTTTCTTATGTCATTTTCACAACTTAGCATTTACAAGAGTCCTAGAAGAGATGGCAAAGAAGTTCATGAAGGAATCTCTGGACAGGCCAAAGTCTGGCTTAGATCTTCTCTTCTAGTTCATGTTCAGGCCATTATCCAAGCACCAGACTTCCTCCcaggttctttgtatatcctcagTGGACCTGTTTTTCGGAAGTGTCACATTTTGCCTTTCACGATGCCGgcgtttcatgagactttattaaTCCTTGGGTTTAATCAAAGTCTGAAGGATGGCTGTCTTCTGTCACTGCTGAATCACCTGACAGGAATTCTAGATAGCCTCCTGACCCAGACATTGCCAGAGGGATCAATGCTGAGCAGTTCAGTGGAATTTGTCCCTCAACTGAATGCAAACAATTATGTGATTCACGTGAAGTCTCATAATTTTGGTCCAGATTGTGCCAAGGATCTGATAATTGGGTCTGTCACCTCATCTGCTGCAAACCTAACACATAAAGACCAGTATTTTGTGTTTATGTCTATAAACTTGGACTTATTAGCCATGCTTACTTGGGGTATCACTGATTGGAGAATGTTGTGGACCTTTGATAACCGTTTCATGAAAAAGTTTGTTCCTGGAGAAATAGAACCCTTTAAGAGTTATTCCCTGTATCCTCCATGTTATGTACATGATATTAGTTTTTGGTTAAAAGAGGAGAAAGGATTTGATGAACTAGAGTTTCACACTATGGCTCGAGCAGTGTCCCAGGACACTATTATATCCATACAATTCCTTGGTCGTTTTCATCATCCAAAGACTGAGCAGGTCAGTCTCTGCTATAGATTGACCTACCAGACCTGTGATAAAGCCCTCACCCAGCAGCAGGTAGCATCAATGCAGTCCCAATTTAGGAAGGAGATTCAACAACAGCTACATGTTATACCTCGATAG